The following are encoded in a window of Amycolatopsis solani genomic DNA:
- a CDS encoding class I adenylate-forming enzyme family protein yields MVHPQALLDELERAPEVPAFEHGSRVTSRGELRELIGRFTAGLRAAGLGPGDGVGLATAVTPEGFAALIAVHVLGGRAVAVRAGLPEAQLRHVLSDVSALVVDDSADLVDAGVPVLRIGPALLAAYEEPAPGARLEDIATVVFTSGSTGVPKGVAYSYRALTEGRVWRPPLAGTAHERLGAAFGRYLMFGSLASAVMVEQLGVSLMAGGTAVIPEGLPDFPAVLTRLRITAALTTVPRLHRILDSLRDSPVDLSALRALIVAGSPMPQHKLAEAAERIGPAMHHAYGQTETGMLTICRADEGIGSVGKPCDTVQIDVRDEIWVRTPSAFSGYWRDPETTASVLRDGWVRTQDLGHLDSAGYLHLSGRARDVVIVNAIIHYAGPIERAIAAHPDVDQAYVVAVPDAQTGEAAHAFVVPVPGRDPDLAEVRKGVAAELGEAAVPAQFSFVGAVPVAPSGKPDKAALRRSVVD; encoded by the coding sequence ATGGTCCACCCGCAGGCTCTGCTGGACGAGCTGGAGCGCGCTCCGGAGGTCCCCGCGTTCGAACACGGTTCCCGCGTCACGTCACGCGGCGAGCTGCGGGAGCTGATCGGCCGGTTCACCGCGGGCCTGCGGGCGGCCGGGCTCGGCCCCGGCGACGGCGTCGGCCTCGCCACCGCCGTCACCCCGGAGGGGTTCGCCGCGCTGATCGCGGTGCACGTGCTCGGCGGCCGCGCGGTCGCGGTCCGGGCCGGGCTGCCGGAAGCGCAGCTGCGCCACGTCCTCTCCGACGTCTCGGCGCTGGTCGTGGACGACTCGGCCGACCTGGTCGACGCCGGCGTGCCGGTGCTGCGGATCGGCCCCGCGCTGCTGGCCGCGTACGAGGAGCCGGCGCCGGGCGCGCGGCTCGAGGACATCGCGACGGTGGTGTTCACCAGTGGCAGCACCGGCGTCCCGAAGGGCGTGGCGTACAGCTACCGCGCGCTGACCGAGGGCCGCGTCTGGCGGCCGCCGCTGGCCGGCACGGCCCACGAACGGCTGGGCGCCGCCTTCGGGCGCTACCTGATGTTCGGCTCCCTGGCCAGCGCCGTGATGGTCGAGCAGCTGGGGGTGTCGCTGATGGCCGGCGGCACCGCGGTGATCCCCGAGGGCCTGCCGGACTTCCCGGCGGTCCTCACGCGGCTGCGGATCACCGCCGCGTTGACGACCGTGCCGCGCCTGCACCGGATCCTCGACTCCCTGCGCGACTCACCCGTCGACCTGAGCGCGCTGCGGGCGCTGATCGTCGCGGGATCGCCGATGCCGCAGCACAAACTCGCCGAGGCGGCCGAGCGGATCGGGCCCGCGATGCACCACGCGTACGGGCAGACCGAGACCGGGATGCTGACCATCTGCCGGGCCGACGAAGGCATCGGCTCGGTCGGGAAGCCTTGCGACACCGTGCAGATCGACGTCCGCGACGAGATCTGGGTGCGCACCCCGTCGGCGTTTTCGGGCTATTGGCGCGATCCCGAGACGACGGCGTCGGTGCTGCGCGACGGCTGGGTGCGGACGCAGGACCTCGGCCACCTGGACTCGGCGGGCTACCTCCACCTGTCGGGCCGCGCGCGGGACGTGGTGATCGTGAACGCGATCATCCACTACGCCGGCCCGATCGAGCGGGCGATCGCGGCCCACCCGGACGTCGACCAGGCGTACGTCGTGGCGGTCCCGGACGCGCAGACGGGCGAAGCGGCGCACGCGTTCGTGGTCCCGGTGCCGGGCCGCGACCCGGACCTGGCGGAGGTCCGCAAGGGCGTGGCGGCCGAGCTGGGGGAGGCCGCGGTACCGGCGCAGTTCAGCTTCGTGGGCGCGGTTCCCGTTGCGCCGTCGGGAAAACCGGACAAGGCGGCGCTGCGGCGGTCCGTTGTGGACTAG
- a CDS encoding tachylectin-related carbohydrate-binding protein → MRRTTFAALSAVAVAGGLLTAAPAEALSDGTAVPVGTHPFIARITTPLKACSGALIDPSWIVTSASCLSPADSGAPTEAASVTVGDVDLSTGAGHTTKVTKVVRRTDRDVVLAKLETAATGVRQITLGTAPQTGETLQVAGFGRTATEWVPARPRVAPFTVADVTGATVSVSSADGVDTCKGDAGGPAFRVSGGTAQLVALSSGSWQHGCLDVPGTRSGGTETRVDDLGEWIRAQTVPTPVSCPAGAAIWSARTDGSLWRYVHLDPVGGAVSWSQPSSPIGSGWTGRTLAGKGGVVWDFHRKNGSGDPYPSGTLKRWVYSTSTGWSGGDEVGSGWTRYLSAEYANRITVDEKNRIFMIDDQGRLRVYAWSDTTNWWVDGGGTTLDTGWSRFDSITAAGDGVLYARKPTGELFRFEYEFTASTWTQRDKPVGVGWQMFSEIFSPGADILYGRGSTGTSPFDGKTGPVLRWYRYTDNTDTWAPSGPDHRGVTIGSGWNTEIHVTAAPDSCRPAS, encoded by the coding sequence ATGCGCAGAACGACGTTCGCGGCTCTCTCGGCCGTCGCGGTCGCCGGCGGCCTCCTGACCGCGGCTCCCGCCGAAGCCCTTTCCGACGGCACCGCGGTCCCCGTGGGCACCCACCCCTTCATCGCCCGGATCACCACGCCGCTCAAGGCGTGCTCGGGTGCGCTGATCGACCCGTCCTGGATCGTGACGTCGGCGTCCTGCCTGAGCCCGGCGGATTCCGGGGCGCCGACCGAGGCCGCCTCGGTCACCGTCGGCGACGTCGACCTGAGCACCGGAGCGGGCCACACCACCAAGGTGACCAAGGTCGTGCGCCGCACCGACCGGGACGTCGTCCTCGCGAAGCTCGAGACGGCGGCGACCGGGGTCCGGCAGATCACGCTGGGCACCGCACCGCAGACCGGCGAAACGCTGCAGGTGGCCGGGTTCGGCCGGACGGCGACCGAGTGGGTGCCCGCCCGGCCGCGCGTCGCGCCGTTCACCGTCGCGGACGTCACCGGCGCCACGGTGTCCGTCTCCTCGGCCGACGGCGTCGACACCTGCAAGGGCGACGCGGGCGGCCCGGCGTTCCGCGTGTCCGGCGGGACCGCGCAGCTCGTGGCACTGAGCAGCGGTTCGTGGCAGCACGGCTGCCTCGACGTACCCGGAACCCGTTCCGGCGGCACCGAAACCCGTGTCGACGACCTCGGCGAGTGGATCCGCGCGCAGACCGTGCCCACGCCGGTGTCCTGCCCCGCCGGGGCGGCGATCTGGAGCGCGCGCACCGACGGCAGCCTTTGGCGCTACGTCCACCTCGACCCCGTCGGCGGCGCGGTCAGCTGGTCGCAGCCGAGCAGCCCGATCGGCTCCGGCTGGACGGGCCGGACGCTGGCCGGCAAGGGCGGCGTCGTCTGGGACTTCCACCGCAAGAACGGATCCGGCGACCCCTACCCGAGCGGCACTCTGAAGCGCTGGGTGTACTCGACGAGCACCGGCTGGAGCGGCGGCGACGAAGTCGGCAGCGGCTGGACGCGCTACCTGAGCGCCGAGTACGCGAACCGGATCACGGTCGACGAGAAGAACCGCATCTTCATGATCGACGACCAGGGCCGGCTGCGCGTCTACGCCTGGAGCGACACCACGAACTGGTGGGTCGACGGCGGCGGCACGACCCTGGACACGGGATGGTCCCGGTTCGACTCGATCACCGCGGCCGGTGACGGCGTGCTGTACGCCAGGAAGCCGACCGGCGAACTGTTCCGCTTCGAGTACGAATTCACGGCTTCCACGTGGACCCAGCGGGACAAGCCGGTGGGCGTCGGCTGGCAGATGTTCAGCGAGATCTTCTCCCCGGGCGCCGACATCCTGTACGGCCGCGGCAGCACGGGCACGAGCCCGTTCGACGGCAAGACCGGCCCGGTCCTGCGCTGGTACCGCTACACGGACAACACCGACACCTGGGCGCCGTCGGGGCCCGACCACAGGGGCGTGACCATCGGCTCGGGGTGGAACACCGAGATCCACGTGACCGCCGCACCCGACTCCTGCCGGCCGGCGAGCTGA
- a CDS encoding S1 family peptidase: MRMSRAVAAVGAAAAALGLVSAGVADAQEDIIGGSTVSSAPWGAQIYWNDVTTYGGFECSGTIIAPQWVLTARHCLNSPGMHVKVGNVALQQGTNANVDQQKASPNGDIALLHLTTAVSTTYMKLGTGNPPTGATNQIYGWGRTEGTSPPSSTLKTANVRVTGTSSDAFGGTAIASQGVNGSAWHGDSGGPQLYNGAQVGVCSTGSNSGSNPQGTQNYASIASSRSWIRTTAGV, from the coding sequence ATGCGAATGTCGAGGGCTGTTGCCGCGGTCGGAGCGGCCGCCGCGGCGCTGGGCCTGGTCTCAGCGGGGGTTGCGGACGCCCAGGAGGACATCATCGGGGGGAGCACCGTCTCCTCCGCGCCGTGGGGCGCCCAGATCTACTGGAACGACGTCACCACCTACGGCGGGTTCGAGTGCTCCGGGACGATCATCGCCCCGCAGTGGGTGCTGACCGCGCGGCACTGCCTGAACTCGCCGGGCATGCACGTCAAGGTCGGCAACGTCGCGCTCCAGCAGGGGACGAACGCCAACGTCGACCAGCAGAAGGCGTCGCCGAACGGCGACATCGCGCTGCTGCACCTGACGACGGCGGTCAGCACCACGTACATGAAGCTCGGCACCGGCAACCCGCCGACCGGCGCCACCAACCAGATCTACGGCTGGGGCCGCACGGAGGGCACCAGCCCGCCGTCGAGCACCCTCAAGACCGCCAACGTGCGCGTCACCGGCACGAGCTCCGACGCGTTCGGCGGCACCGCCATCGCCAGCCAGGGCGTCAACGGCTCGGCGTGGCACGGCGACTCGGGCGGCCCGCAGCTGTACAACGGCGCCCAGGTCGGGGTGTGCTCCACGGGCAGCAACTCGGGTTCGAACCCGCAGGGTACGCAGAACTACGCGAGCATCGCCTCGAGCCGCAGCTGGATCCGCACCACGGCCGGCGTCTGA
- a CDS encoding nucleotidyltransferase domain-containing protein, with protein sequence MDARTVLRVLAAVTPNAVWLAGGWGIDALLGRQTREHGDLDLLHRLDEEEAVLAALAALGYRETLDLRPVRFVLSDGATELDLHPLVFAADGSATQEADDAGAVFPYPADCFVTGHVGGVEVPCVSAAQQVFFHQGYAPRPRDLADMRRLREAFGVDTHF encoded by the coding sequence ATGGACGCACGCACGGTGCTGCGCGTGCTGGCCGCCGTGACGCCGAACGCGGTGTGGCTCGCCGGCGGCTGGGGCATCGACGCGCTCCTCGGGCGCCAGACCCGTGAACACGGCGATCTCGACCTGCTGCACCGGCTGGACGAAGAGGAAGCCGTCCTGGCCGCGCTGGCGGCACTGGGCTACCGCGAAACCCTCGACCTCCGCCCGGTCCGGTTCGTGCTCTCCGACGGCGCGACCGAGCTCGACCTCCACCCGCTCGTCTTCGCCGCGGACGGCTCGGCCACCCAGGAAGCCGACGACGCGGGCGCGGTCTTCCCCTACCCCGCGGACTGCTTCGTCACCGGGCACGTCGGCGGCGTCGAGGTGCCGTGCGTCTCCGCGGCCCAGCAGGTCTTCTTCCACCAGGGGTACGCGCCGCGCCCGCGGGACCTCGCGGACATGCGCCGGCTGCGCGAGGCCTTCGGCGTCGACACCCACTTCTAG
- a CDS encoding YdeI/OmpD-associated family protein — protein MEFRTRVLLGGKTATGLPVPDEVVDALGAGKKPAVTVTLGGHTYRTTVASRGGQFLVPLSAENREQAGVAAGDDVVVEIALDTAPRELEIPADLAAALAADETARARFESLSYSAKQRFVLPIGQAKTQETRQRRVAKVITDLRAGK, from the coding sequence ATGGAGTTCCGCACGCGGGTGCTGCTCGGCGGCAAGACCGCGACCGGCCTGCCGGTGCCCGACGAGGTCGTCGACGCGCTCGGCGCCGGCAAGAAACCCGCGGTCACGGTGACGCTCGGCGGGCACACCTACCGCACGACGGTCGCGAGCCGCGGCGGGCAGTTCCTCGTGCCGCTCAGCGCGGAGAACCGCGAGCAGGCGGGCGTCGCCGCCGGGGACGACGTCGTGGTGGAGATCGCCCTCGACACCGCCCCGCGCGAGCTGGAGATCCCCGCCGACCTCGCCGCAGCGCTGGCGGCGGACGAAACCGCGCGCGCCCGGTTCGAAAGCCTTTCCTACAGCGCCAAACAGCGGTTCGTGCTGCCGATCGGCCAGGCGAAGACCCAGGAGACGCGGCAGCGGCGGGTGGCCAAGGTGATCACGGACCTGCGCGCCGGGAAGTGA
- a CDS encoding FG-GAP-like repeat-containing protein has product MPHRTRLASALVVALLAGGSLAVVPADAVSGGTTGTHGFAAKLTADGRACSGALVEPALVLTSARCFPENPQGGTPAKATTVTIGGHTAKVTALVTRSDRDVALARLDTTVTDVTPLPLGTAAGAPGASESLSLAGWGRTADEWVPDQVHVASFTTSSSTSTTLSLTGTDGADACKGDAGAPVFRPGGTVAGVVSSSWQHGCLAETETRQGTTAARVDDLGGWIRGQAIVGTAKAVGHGVTLSWTPLAASDDATYSIYANSAGPATTSATQLIGTTKAATFLHSATSRKTWSYLVVASNGAASPQFTATTGARSLTDFTGDGKADVATFIRGTAGDVYVANSEGTKFNGTSKLWQDYFGTGAEIPLSGDFNGDGRADAIVFKRGTGGDVLVALSDGTKFGTGVLWHDYFDINDEIPAVGDFNGDGKDDIALFKRGTSGDVLVALSDGTKFGTGTLWHDYFGIANELPYIGDFNGDGKDDIAVSIRGGAGDVYVALSDGTKFGASALWQDYFGINDELPAVGDFNGDGKDDIGLFKLGTTADVLVALSAGTKFGTGTLWHDYFGIASEVPLPRVITVM; this is encoded by the coding sequence ATGCCTCATCGCACCAGACTCGCGTCGGCCCTCGTCGTCGCCTTGCTCGCCGGCGGCTCGCTCGCCGTCGTCCCCGCGGACGCCGTCTCCGGTGGCACCACCGGAACCCACGGCTTCGCGGCCAAGCTCACCGCCGACGGTCGCGCCTGCAGCGGCGCGCTCGTCGAACCCGCACTCGTCCTGACGTCCGCCAGGTGCTTCCCCGAGAACCCGCAGGGCGGGACACCGGCCAAGGCCACCACCGTCACCATCGGCGGGCACACCGCGAAGGTGACCGCGCTGGTCACCCGGTCCGACCGCGATGTGGCGCTGGCCCGGCTGGACACCACGGTCACCGATGTCACACCCCTGCCCCTCGGCACGGCCGCGGGCGCGCCGGGAGCGTCCGAGAGCTTGTCCCTCGCCGGCTGGGGCCGCACGGCCGACGAATGGGTGCCGGACCAAGTGCACGTCGCCTCCTTCACCACGTCGTCCAGCACCTCGACCACCCTGTCGCTGACCGGGACCGACGGTGCGGACGCCTGCAAGGGTGACGCCGGCGCACCGGTCTTCCGCCCGGGCGGAACCGTGGCCGGAGTGGTCAGCTCGTCCTGGCAGCACGGCTGCCTCGCCGAAACCGAGACGCGGCAGGGCACCACCGCCGCCCGGGTCGACGACCTCGGCGGCTGGATCCGCGGCCAGGCGATCGTCGGCACCGCGAAGGCCGTCGGCCACGGCGTCACGCTCTCCTGGACTCCGCTGGCCGCCTCCGACGACGCGACCTACTCCATCTACGCCAACTCCGCGGGCCCGGCCACCACCAGCGCGACGCAGCTCATCGGCACCACGAAGGCGGCCACGTTCCTGCACTCCGCCACGTCCCGCAAGACGTGGTCGTACCTCGTGGTCGCCTCGAACGGCGCCGCCAGCCCGCAGTTCACCGCCACCACAGGGGCGCGGTCACTGACCGACTTCACCGGCGACGGCAAGGCCGACGTCGCCACGTTCATCCGCGGCACCGCCGGCGATGTCTACGTCGCGAACTCCGAGGGGACCAAGTTCAACGGCACGTCGAAGCTCTGGCAGGACTACTTCGGCACCGGTGCCGAAATTCCGCTGAGCGGCGACTTCAACGGCGACGGCAGGGCTGACGCCATCGTCTTCAAGCGCGGCACCGGTGGTGACGTCCTGGTGGCTCTCTCCGACGGCACCAAGTTCGGCACCGGCGTCCTTTGGCACGACTACTTCGACATCAACGACGAGATTCCCGCCGTCGGCGACTTCAACGGCGACGGCAAAGACGACATCGCCCTGTTCAAGCGCGGGACCAGCGGCGACGTCCTCGTCGCTCTCTCCGACGGCACCAAGTTCGGCACCGGTACCCTCTGGCACGACTACTTCGGCATCGCGAACGAGCTGCCGTACATCGGGGATTTCAACGGTGACGGCAAGGACGACATCGCCGTGTCCATCCGAGGGGGCGCGGGGGACGTCTACGTGGCCCTGTCCGATGGCACCAAGTTCGGCGCGAGTGCCCTGTGGCAAGACTATTTCGGCATCAACGACGAACTCCCGGCCGTCGGCGATTTCAACGGCGACGGCAAAGACGACATCGGCCTCTTCAAGCTCGGCACCACCGCCGACGTCCTCGTCGCCCTCTCCGCCGGCACCAAGTTCGGCACCGGCACCCTCTGGCACGACTACTTCGGCATCGCCAGCGAAGTGCCGCTACCGCGGGTGATCACGGTCATGTAG
- a CDS encoding WXG100 family type VII secretion target encodes MSSPGFQADSAAMTRAVQGFEETATNAKSTMASLESELTEALRNYKGDQAVAFWDLQRRLQEKMTVAVKELDTMSQLVHTSHQNYGRGDADVHQSFQGVGNSLEGSGVIPRLNP; translated from the coding sequence ATGTCCAGTCCGGGATTCCAGGCAGATTCCGCTGCCATGACGCGCGCCGTCCAGGGTTTCGAGGAAACCGCGACGAACGCCAAGTCCACGATGGCCAGCTTGGAGTCCGAGCTGACCGAGGCGCTGCGCAACTACAAGGGTGACCAGGCCGTGGCGTTCTGGGACCTCCAGCGGCGGCTGCAGGAGAAGATGACCGTGGCCGTGAAGGAGCTCGACACCATGTCGCAGCTCGTCCACACCAGCCACCAGAACTACGGCCGCGGCGACGCCGACGTCCACCAGAGCTTCCAGGGGGTCGGCAACTCCCTCGAGGGCTCGGGCGTGATCCCCCGCCTCAACCCCTGA